A DNA window from Citrobacter tructae contains the following coding sequences:
- the rplP gene encoding 50S ribosomal protein L16, translating into MLQPKRTKFRKMHKGRNRGLAQGTDVSFGSFGLKAVGRGRLTARQIEAARRAMTRAVKRQGKIWIRVFPDKPITEKPLAVRMGKGKGNVEYWVALIQPGKVLYEMDGVPEELAREAFKLAAAKLPIKTTFVTKTVM; encoded by the coding sequence ATGTTACAACCAAAGCGTACAAAATTCCGTAAAATGCACAAAGGCCGTAACCGCGGTCTGGCGCAGGGTACGGATGTTAGCTTCGGCAGCTTCGGTCTGAAAGCTGTTGGCCGTGGTCGTCTGACTGCCCGTCAGATCGAAGCAGCACGTCGTGCTATGACCCGTGCAGTTAAGCGTCAAGGTAAGATCTGGATCCGTGTATTCCCGGACAAACCGATCACTGAAAAGCCGCTGGCAGTGCGTATGGGTAAAGGTAAAGGTAACGTGGAGTATTGGGTTGCCTTGATTCAGCCGGGTAAAGTCCTGTATGAAATGGACGGTGTACCGGAAGAGCTGGCCCGTGAAGCATTCAAGCTGGCAGCAGCGAAACTGCCGATTAAAACCACCTTTGTAACTAAGACGGTGATGTAA
- the rpmC gene encoding 50S ribosomal protein L29 has protein sequence MKAKELREKSVEELNTELLNLLREQFNLRMQAASGQLQQSHLLKQVRRDVARVKTLLTEKAGA, from the coding sequence ATGAAAGCAAAAGAGCTGCGTGAGAAGAGTGTTGAAGAGCTGAACACCGAGCTGCTGAATCTGCTGCGTGAGCAGTTCAACCTGCGTATGCAGGCTGCAAGTGGCCAGCTGCAACAGTCTCACCTGTTGAAGCAAGTGCGTCGTGATGTCGCACGCGTTAAGACTTTACTGACTGAGAAGGCGGGTGCGTAA
- the rpsQ gene encoding 30S ribosomal protein S17, producing the protein MTDKIRTLQGRVVSDKMEKSIVVAIERFVKHPIYGKFIKRTTKLHVHDENNECGTGDVVEIRECRPLSKTKSWTLVRVVEKAVL; encoded by the coding sequence ATGACCGATAAAATCCGTACTCTGCAAGGTCGTGTTGTTAGCGACAAAATGGAGAAATCCATTGTTGTTGCTATCGAACGTTTCGTGAAACACCCGATCTACGGTAAATTCATCAAGCGTACGACCAAACTGCACGTACATGACGAGAACAACGAATGCGGTACTGGTGACGTGGTTGAAATCCGCGAATGCCGTCCGCTGTCCAAGACTAAGTCCTGGACGCTGGTTCGCGTTGTAGAGAAAGCTGTTCTGTAA
- the rplN gene encoding 50S ribosomal protein L14 has translation MIQEQTMLNVADNSGARRVMCIKVLGGSHRRYAGVGDIIKITIKEAIPRGKVKKGDVLKAVVVRTKKGVRRPDGSVIRFDGNACVILNNNSEQPIGTRIFGPVTRELRNEKFMKIISLAPEVL, from the coding sequence ATGATCCAAGAACAGACTATGCTGAACGTCGCCGACAACTCCGGTGCACGTCGCGTAATGTGTATCAAGGTTCTGGGTGGCTCGCACCGTCGCTACGCAGGCGTAGGCGACATCATCAAGATCACCATCAAGGAAGCAATTCCGCGTGGTAAGGTCAAAAAAGGTGATGTGCTGAAGGCGGTAGTGGTGCGCACCAAGAAGGGTGTTCGTCGCCCGGACGGTTCTGTCATTCGCTTCGATGGTAATGCATGCGTTATTTTAAACAATAACAGCGAGCAACCTATCGGTACGCGTATTTTTGGGCCGGTAACTCGTGAACTTCGTAACGAGAAGTTCATGAAAATTATCTCTCTGGCACCAGAAGTACTCTAA
- the rplX gene encoding 50S ribosomal protein L24 — protein sequence MAAKIRRDDEVIVLTGKDKGKRGKVKNVLSSGKVIVEGINLVKKHQKPVPALNQPGGIVEKEAAIQISNLAIFNAATGKADRVGFRFEDGKKVRFFKSNSETIK from the coding sequence ATGGCAGCGAAGATCCGTCGTGATGACGAAGTTATCGTGTTAACCGGTAAAGATAAAGGTAAACGCGGTAAAGTAAAAAATGTCCTGTCTTCCGGCAAGGTCATTGTTGAAGGTATCAACCTGGTTAAGAAACATCAGAAGCCGGTTCCGGCCCTGAACCAACCAGGCGGCATTGTAGAGAAAGAAGCAGCTATTCAGATCTCTAACCTTGCTATCTTCAACGCGGCAACCGGCAAGGCTGACCGTGTAGGCTTTAGATTCGAAGACGGCAAAAAAGTCCGTTTCTTCAAGTCTAACAGCGAAACTATCAAGTAA
- the rplE gene encoding 50S ribosomal protein L5, with protein MAKLHDYYKDEVVAKLMTEFNYNSVMQVPRVEKITLNMGVGEAIADKKLLDNAAADLTAISGQKPLITKARKSVAGFKIRQGYPIGCKVTLRGERMWEFFERLITIAVPRIRDFRGLSAKSFDGRGNYSMGVREQIIFPEIDYDKVDRVRGLDITITTTAKSDEEGRALLAAFDFPFRK; from the coding sequence ATGGCGAAACTGCATGATTACTACAAAGACGAAGTAGTCGCTAAACTCATGACTGAGTTTAACTACAATTCTGTCATGCAAGTCCCTCGGGTCGAGAAGATCACCCTGAACATGGGTGTTGGTGAAGCGATCGCTGACAAGAAACTGCTGGATAACGCAGCAGCTGATCTGACAGCAATCTCCGGTCAAAAACCGTTGATCACCAAAGCACGCAAATCAGTTGCAGGCTTCAAAATCCGTCAGGGCTATCCGATCGGCTGTAAAGTAACTCTGCGTGGCGAACGCATGTGGGAGTTCTTTGAGCGCCTGATCACTATTGCTGTTCCACGTATCCGTGACTTCCGTGGCTTGTCCGCTAAGTCTTTCGACGGTCGTGGTAACTACAGCATGGGTGTCCGTGAGCAGATCATCTTCCCAGAAATCGACTACGATAAAGTCGACCGCGTGCGTGGTTTGGATATTACCATTACCACTACTGCGAAATCTGATGAAGAAGGCCGTGCTCTGCTGGCTGCCTTTGACTTCCCGTTCCGCAAGTAA
- the rpsN gene encoding 30S ribosomal protein S14: MAKQSMKAREVKRVALADKYFAKRAELKAIISDVNATDEDRWNAVLKLQSLPRDSSPSRQRNRCRQTGRPHGYVGKFGLSRIKLREAAMRGEVPGLKKASW; the protein is encoded by the coding sequence ATGGCTAAGCAATCAATGAAAGCACGCGAAGTTAAGCGCGTAGCTTTAGCTGATAAGTACTTCGCAAAACGCGCTGAACTGAAAGCTATTATCTCTGATGTGAACGCGACCGACGAAGATCGTTGGAACGCAGTTCTGAAGCTGCAGTCTCTGCCGCGTGATTCCAGCCCGTCTCGTCAGCGTAACCGCTGCCGTCAAACAGGTCGTCCGCATGGCTATGTGGGCAAGTTCGGGTTGAGCCGTATCAAGTTACGTGAAGCCGCTATGCGCGGTGAAGTACCAGGCTTGAAAAAGGCTAGCTGGTAA
- the rpsH gene encoding 30S ribosomal protein S8 — protein MSMQDPIADMLTRIRNGQAANKAAVTMPSSKLKVAIANVLKEEGFIEDFKVEGDTKPELELTLKYFQGKAVVESIQRVSRPGLRIYKRKDELPKVMAGMGIAVVSTSKGVMTDRAARQAGLGGEIICYVA, from the coding sequence ATGAGCATGCAAGATCCGATCGCGGATATGCTGACCCGTATCCGTAACGGTCAGGCCGCGAATAAAGCTGCGGTCACCATGCCTTCCTCCAAGCTGAAAGTGGCAATTGCCAACGTGCTGAAGGAAGAAGGTTTTATTGAAGATTTTAAAGTTGAAGGCGACACCAAGCCGGAACTGGAACTTACTCTTAAGTATTTCCAGGGTAAAGCTGTTGTAGAAAGCATTCAGCGTGTCAGTCGCCCAGGTCTGCGTATTTATAAGCGCAAAGACGAGCTGCCAAAAGTTATGGCTGGCATGGGTATCGCAGTTGTTTCTACCTCTAAAGGTGTTATGACTGATCGTGCAGCGCGCCAAGCTGGTCTTGGTGGCGAAATTATCTGCTACGTAGCCTAA
- the rplF gene encoding 50S ribosomal protein L6, translating to MSRVAKAPVVIPAGVDVKINGQVITIKGKNGELTRTLNDAVEVNHADNALTFGPRDGYVDGWAQAGTARALLNSMVVGVTEGFTKKLQLVGVGYRAAVKGNVVNLALGFSHPVDHELPAGITAECPTQTEIVLKGADKQLIGQVAADLRAYRRPEPYKGKGVRYADEVVRTKEAKKK from the coding sequence ATGTCTCGTGTTGCTAAAGCACCGGTCGTTATTCCTGCCGGCGTTGATGTAAAAATCAACGGTCAGGTTATTACGATCAAAGGTAAGAACGGCGAGCTGACTCGTACTCTCAACGATGCTGTTGAAGTTAATCATGCAGATAATGCACTGACCTTCGGTCCACGTGATGGTTACGTAGATGGTTGGGCACAGGCTGGTACCGCGCGTGCCCTGCTGAACTCAATGGTTGTCGGTGTTACCGAAGGCTTCACTAAGAAGCTGCAGCTGGTTGGTGTAGGTTACCGCGCAGCGGTCAAAGGGAATGTAGTAAACCTGGCTTTAGGTTTCTCTCATCCAGTTGATCATGAGCTGCCGGCAGGTATTACTGCAGAATGTCCGACTCAGACTGAAATCGTGCTGAAAGGCGCTGATAAACAGCTGATCGGTCAGGTTGCAGCAGATCTGCGCGCCTACCGTCGTCCTGAGCCTTATAAAGGCAAGGGTGTTCGTTACGCCGACGAAGTCGTGCGTACCAAAGAGGCTAAGAAGAAGTAA
- the rplR gene encoding 50S ribosomal protein L18 gives MDKKSARIRRATRARRKLQELGATRLVVHRTPRHIYAQVIAPNGSEVLVAASTVEKAIAEQLKYTGNKDAAAAVGKAVAERALEKGIKDVSFDRSGFQYHGRVQALADAAREAGLQF, from the coding sequence ATGGATAAGAAATCTGCTCGTATCCGTCGTGCGACCCGCGCACGCCGCAAGCTCCAGGAGCTGGGTGCAACTCGCCTGGTGGTACATCGTACCCCGCGTCATATTTACGCACAGGTAATTGCACCGAACGGTTCTGAAGTTCTGGTAGCTGCTTCTACTGTAGAAAAAGCTATCGCTGAACAATTGAAGTACACCGGTAACAAAGACGCTGCTGCAGCTGTAGGTAAAGCTGTTGCTGAACGCGCTCTGGAAAAAGGCATCAAAGATGTATCCTTTGACCGTTCCGGGTTCCAATATCATGGTCGTGTCCAGGCACTGGCAGATGCTGCCCGTGAAGCTGGCCTTCAGTTCTAA
- the rpsE gene encoding 30S ribosomal protein S5, with amino-acid sequence MAHIEKQAGELQEKLIAVNRVSKTVKGGRIFSFTALTVVGDGNGRVGFGYGKAREVPAAIQKAMEKARRNMINVALNHGTLQHPVKGTHTGSRVFMQPASEGTGIIAGGAMRAVLEVAGVRNVLAKAYGSTNPINVVRATIDGLENMKSPEMVAAKRGKSVEEILGK; translated from the coding sequence ATGGCTCACATCGAAAAACAAGCTGGCGAACTGCAGGAAAAGCTGATCGCGGTTAACCGCGTATCTAAAACCGTAAAAGGTGGTCGTATTTTCTCCTTCACAGCTCTGACTGTAGTTGGCGATGGTAACGGTCGCGTAGGTTTTGGTTACGGTAAAGCGCGTGAAGTTCCAGCAGCGATCCAGAAAGCGATGGAAAAAGCCCGTCGCAATATGATTAACGTCGCGCTGAACCACGGCACCCTGCAGCACCCGGTTAAGGGTACTCACACGGGTTCTCGTGTCTTCATGCAGCCGGCTTCCGAAGGTACCGGTATCATCGCCGGTGGTGCAATGCGCGCCGTTCTGGAAGTCGCTGGAGTTCGTAACGTTCTGGCTAAAGCGTATGGTTCCACCAACCCGATTAACGTGGTTCGTGCAACTATCGATGGTTTGGAAAATATGAAATCTCCGGAAATGGTCGCTGCCAAGCGTGGTAAATCCGTTGAAGAAATTCTGGGGAAATAA
- the rpmD gene encoding 50S ribosomal protein L30: MAKTIKITQTRSAIGRLPKHKATLLGLGLRRIGHTVEREDTPAVRGMVNAVSFMVKVEE; encoded by the coding sequence ATGGCAAAGACTATTAAAATTACTCAAACCCGCAGTGCAATCGGTCGTCTGCCGAAACACAAGGCAACGCTGCTTGGCCTGGGTCTGCGTCGTATTGGTCACACCGTAGAACGCGAGGATACTCCTGCTGTTCGTGGTATGGTCAACGCGGTTTCCTTCATGGTTAAAGTTGAGGAGTAA
- the rplO gene encoding 50S ribosomal protein L15 has product MRLNTLSPAEGSKKAARRLGRGIGSGLGKTGGRGHKGQKSRSGGGVRRGFEGGQMPLYRRLPKFGFTSRKSAITAEVRLSDLAKVEGGVVDLNTLKAANIIGIQIEFAKVILAGEVTTPVTVRGLRVTKGARAAIEAAGGKIEE; this is encoded by the coding sequence ATGCGTTTAAATACTCTGTCTCCGGCCGAAGGCTCTAAAAAAGCGGCTCGCCGCCTGGGTCGTGGTATCGGTTCTGGCCTCGGTAAAACCGGTGGTCGTGGTCACAAAGGTCAGAAGTCTCGTTCTGGCGGTGGCGTACGTCGCGGTTTCGAAGGTGGTCAGATGCCTCTGTACCGTCGTCTGCCGAAATTCGGCTTCACTTCACGTAAATCAGCGATCACAGCCGAAGTTCGTCTGTCTGACCTGGCTAAAGTTGAAGGCGGTGTTGTAGACCTGAATACGCTGAAAGCAGCAAACATTATCGGTATCCAGATCGAGTTCGCGAAAGTGATCCTGGCTGGTGAAGTCACTACTCCGGTAACTGTTCGTGGCCTGCGTGTTACTAAAGGCGCTCGTGCTGCTATCGAAGCTGCTGGCGGTAAAATCGAGGAATAA
- the secY gene encoding preprotein translocase subunit SecY: MAKQPGLDFQSAKGGLGELKRRLLFVIGALIVFRIGSFIPIPGIDAAVLAKLLEQQRGTIIEMFNMFSGGALSRASIFALGIMPYISASIIIQLLTVVHPTLAEIKKEGESGRRKISQYTRYGTLVLAIFQSIGIATGLPNMPGMQGLVMNPGFAFYFTAVVSLVTGTMFLMWLGEQITERGIGNGISIIIFAGIVAGLPPAIAHTIEQARQGDLHFLVLLLVAVLVFAVTFFVVFVERGQRRIVVNYAKRQQGRRVYAAQSTHLPLKVNMAGVIPAIFASSIILFPATIASWFGGGTGWNWLTTISLYLQPGQPLYVLLYASAIIFFCFFYTALVFNPRETADNLKKSGAFVPGIRPGEQTAKYIDKVMTRLTLVGALYITFICLIPEFMRDAMKVPFYFGGTSLLIVVVVIMDFMAQVQTLMMSSQYESALKKANLKGYGR; the protein is encoded by the coding sequence ATGGCTAAACAACCGGGATTAGATTTTCAAAGTGCCAAAGGTGGCTTAGGCGAGCTGAAACGCAGACTGCTGTTTGTTATCGGCGCGCTGATTGTGTTCCGTATTGGCTCTTTCATTCCGATCCCTGGTATTGATGCCGCTGTACTTGCCAAACTGCTTGAGCAACAGCGAGGCACCATCATTGAAATGTTTAACATGTTCTCTGGTGGTGCTCTCAGCCGTGCTTCTATCTTTGCTCTGGGGATCATGCCGTATATTTCGGCGTCGATCATTATCCAGCTGCTGACGGTGGTTCATCCAACGCTGGCGGAAATTAAGAAAGAAGGGGAGTCTGGTCGTCGTAAGATCAGCCAGTACACCCGCTACGGTACTCTGGTGCTGGCAATATTCCAGTCGATCGGTATTGCTACCGGTCTACCGAATATGCCTGGTATGCAAGGCCTGGTAATGAATCCAGGTTTTGCATTCTATTTCACCGCTGTTGTAAGTCTGGTCACAGGGACTATGTTCCTGATGTGGTTGGGTGAACAGATTACTGAACGTGGTATCGGCAACGGTATCTCAATCATTATCTTCGCCGGTATTGTCGCGGGACTCCCGCCAGCCATTGCCCATACTATCGAGCAAGCGCGTCAAGGCGACCTGCACTTCCTCGTGTTGCTGTTGGTTGCAGTATTAGTATTTGCAGTGACGTTCTTTGTTGTATTTGTTGAGCGTGGTCAACGCCGCATTGTGGTAAACTACGCGAAACGTCAGCAAGGTCGTCGTGTCTATGCTGCACAGAGCACACATTTACCGCTGAAAGTGAATATGGCCGGGGTTATCCCAGCAATTTTCGCTTCCAGTATTATTCTGTTCCCGGCGACCATCGCGTCATGGTTCGGGGGCGGTACTGGTTGGAACTGGCTGACAACAATTTCGCTGTATTTGCAGCCTGGGCAACCGCTTTATGTGTTACTCTATGCGTCTGCAATCATCTTCTTCTGTTTCTTTTACACGGCGTTGGTTTTCAACCCGCGTGAAACAGCAGATAACCTGAAGAAGTCCGGTGCATTTGTACCAGGAATTCGTCCGGGAGAGCAAACGGCGAAGTATATCGATAAAGTAATGACCCGCCTGACTCTGGTTGGTGCGCTTTACATTACCTTTATCTGCCTGATCCCGGAGTTCATGCGTGATGCAATGAAAGTACCGTTCTACTTCGGTGGGACCTCACTGCTTATCGTTGTTGTCGTGATTATGGACTTTATGGCTCAAGTGCAAACTCTGATGATGTCAAGTCAGTATGAGTCTGCATTGAAGAAGGCGAATCTGAAAGGCTATGGCCGTTAA
- the rpmJ gene encoding 50S ribosomal protein L36 yields the protein MKVRASVKKLCRNCKIVKRDGVIRVICSAEPKHKQRQG from the coding sequence ATGAAAGTTCGTGCTTCCGTCAAGAAATTATGCCGTAACTGCAAAATCGTTAAGCGTGATGGTGTCATCCGTGTGATTTGCAGTGCCGAGCCAAAGCATAAACAGCGCCAAGGCTGA
- the rpsM gene encoding 30S ribosomal protein S13, translating to MARIAGINIPDQKHAVIALTSIYGVGKTRSKAILAAAGIAEDVKISELSEEQIDTLRDEVAKFVVEGDLRREVSMSIKRLMDLGCYRGLRHRRGLPVRGQRTKTNARTRKGPRKPIKK from the coding sequence GTGGCCCGTATAGCAGGCATTAACATTCCTGATCAGAAACATGCTGTGATCGCATTAACTTCGATCTACGGCGTCGGCAAGACCCGTTCTAAGGCCATTCTGGCTGCAGCGGGTATCGCTGAAGATGTTAAGATCAGTGAGCTGTCTGAAGAACAAATCGACACGCTGCGTGACGAAGTTGCCAAATTTGTCGTTGAAGGTGATCTGCGCCGTGAAGTTAGCATGAGCATCAAGCGCCTTATGGACCTTGGTTGCTATCGCGGTTTGCGTCATCGTCGTGGTCTCCCGGTTCGCGGTCAGCGTACCAAGACCAACGCACGTACCCGTAAGGGTCCGCGCAAACCGATCAAGAAATAA
- the rpsK gene encoding 30S ribosomal protein S11 — MAKAPIRARKRVRKQVSDGVAHIHASFNNTIVTITDRQGNALGWATAGGSGFRGSRKSTPFAAQVAAERCAEAVKEYGIKNLEVMVKGPGPGRESTVRALNAAGFRITNITDVTPIPHNGCRPPKKRRV; from the coding sequence ATGGCAAAGGCACCAATTCGTGCACGTAAACGTGTAAGAAAACAAGTCTCTGACGGCGTGGCTCATATCCATGCTTCTTTTAACAACACCATCGTTACCATTACTGATCGTCAGGGTAACGCACTGGGTTGGGCAACAGCCGGTGGTTCCGGTTTCCGTGGTTCTCGCAAATCCACTCCGTTTGCAGCTCAGGTTGCAGCAGAGCGTTGCGCTGAAGCCGTAAAAGAATACGGTATCAAGAATCTGGAAGTTATGGTCAAAGGACCGGGTCCAGGTCGCGAATCTACTGTTCGTGCTCTGAACGCCGCTGGTTTCCGCATCACTAATATTACTGATGTGACTCCGATCCCTCATAACGGTTGTCGTCCGCCGAAAAAACGTCGCGTATAA
- the rpsD gene encoding 30S ribosomal protein S4, which produces MARYLGPKLKLSRREGTDLFLKSGVRAIDTKCKIEQAPGQHGARKPRLSDYGVQLREKQKVRRIYGVLERQFRNYYKEAARLKGNTGENLLGLLEGRLDNVVYRMGFGATRAEARQLVSHKAIMVNGRVVNIASYQVSPNDVVSIREKAKKQSRVKAALELAEQREKPTWLEVDAGKMEGTFKRKPERSDLSADINEHLIVELYSK; this is translated from the coding sequence ATGGCAAGATATTTGGGTCCTAAGCTCAAGCTGAGCCGTCGTGAGGGCACTGACTTATTCCTTAAGTCTGGCGTTCGCGCGATCGATACCAAGTGTAAAATTGAACAAGCTCCTGGCCAGCACGGTGCGCGTAAACCGCGTCTGTCTGACTATGGTGTGCAGTTGCGTGAAAAGCAAAAAGTTCGCCGTATCTACGGTGTGCTGGAGCGTCAGTTCCGTAACTACTACAAAGAAGCAGCTCGTCTGAAAGGCAACACCGGTGAAAACCTGTTGGGTCTGCTGGAAGGTCGTCTGGACAACGTTGTATACCGTATGGGCTTCGGTGCCACTCGTGCAGAAGCACGTCAGCTGGTCAGCCATAAAGCAATTATGGTAAACGGTCGTGTTGTTAACATCGCTTCTTATCAGGTTAGTCCGAATGACGTTGTTAGCATTCGTGAGAAAGCGAAGAAGCAGTCTCGCGTGAAAGCCGCTCTGGAGCTGGCTGAGCAGCGTGAAAAGCCAACCTGGCTGGAAGTTGATGCTGGCAAGATGGAAGGTACGTTCAAGCGTAAGCCGGAGCGTTCTGATCTGTCTGCGGACATTAACGAACACCTGATCGTCGAGCTTTACTCCAAGTAA